The genomic DNA CCGCATCACCACATCGCGGGGCCAAGCAGTTAGGCCAAACATCCTATCGGGGGGGCATCCCAGTCCACCGGCTGCCCTTCGATATCTAGGTCCCAATGGGTGAACTTTGGAAAAAGAGGTGCGATCTCTGACAAGATCACAGGCCGCATGTCCAAGCCTTTGCCGCGCGGCTTCTGACCAGGGCGCATTTGCTCCTCGTCGGGGCCAAGGTGCCAGTTATAGTGGGATGTCTGCCACCAGGAGAGGCCGGTGTAGCGGTTGTGAGAGCGCCGTTCACGCTTTGGCTCGGCGCTTTTTGTATATATCTGGGACAGCCCACCCCCGTGCAGTATATTGTTGAAGAACGCATGGTTTTGACTGTTTCGTTCTGGTCCAAGCCGCAGTGCATTCGCCTTTTCCGAATTGTTGTGACCTTTGGCGAGGGTATTGTTCCAGTAATAAAAGGTACTCCCCTCGACTGGCTCGCCGGTTCCGTCGCCAGCATCCTTGCCCGTTTTTTGTGAAAAATTCTGCGATACCAATGCCCGATTATTGGAGCGGGGGTCGCAGGGCAGGTCACAGAATGCGAAATGTATTCGGCTCGCTTTTTGATAGGTCGCATAGCCCGACACTCCGCGGCAGCGCACACCGTAAACCAATACTGCATCGGAGCCTTGGTAAAAGTTGAACTTGTTGGAATGGGCATCACTGCCCGAATTCTCAAACAGAGAGAAGGCGAGGATAGAATTGCGCAGGCTGTAAAAGATCGTGGGGGTCGCCGCCGCGTTGGAAACATGCAAGAAGCGCATGTCCACATCATTACCATCGTTGATAAAAAGCCCGCATCGTGTCCCGTCCATAGTGATGTGGCGCAGCTGGACATCTTTTACCTTGCGCATATAAATCGCCCCGAAGCCGCGGCGCGGCCCTCGCGGAGATTCCCCGACCCGGCATTCCGACACGCGCAGCCCGGTCGGTGCATCATCGTCATGCCCTGCGTTGCCCAGCACACGAATGCATATTCCATCCAGCCGTGCCTCGCCGCTTGCCCGTATCGCCTCTAGCCCGAAAAGCTCCACGTGGCGGGCTGCACCGACATCAATGCACACCGGGCGCAGCGATACCTCAATGCCGTTTTCAATATGGGTCGGATCACGCGGGCGCAGGTAGACGATTAGCCCCGCCGAAGTCCGTTTGACCGCCCAATCGCCGGGCTGCATTGCCTGCGCCAGATTTTCCAGCGCATAGCGCATCTGTGGCTTCTTATTGGATCGCTGTAGTTTCAACGTCTGGTTGGATAGGGTCAGCGTTCCTGTCGCCGGGTCAAAAGCTTCGATGCGCTGTGTCGAAACAAGGTTGGGGGCATGATAAACCCGCACCCGCGCATCTGTAAGCCGGACCGGGTCCATCCCGACAAGCCGCTTATCTTGGATAGCCAGGATACGATCTTCGCTGTCTACCAAGAATGTACCTTGGCGGTAGGTTGTGTAATCTCCGGTTGCTTGTGGTCTGGTATAATCGGCGCGGTCGGTCGACAGCGTGCAGGGGTGGTCACCTTCATAGAGGTTCAGCGACAGCACAGCCTTATGCGCCACGCGCGACGGATCAAGCCGTGCGGCAAAAACGCCCGAGGGCAGGCCCAGTGTGGAGGTCTCCATCGCACTGGCCGGACGCCAGCCGGTTAGCGGCTCGGCAGCGGTGATCGTCACCCGCTCTTGGCCATAGCGGTGGATGCGGTAGGGGGCGGCGTGGGTTCCCCGCAATGCATCGAGGCTGACCTGCTCACGGTAAATGCCGCCGCGGATGCCCAGACTGCCGCCTTTGCGGGCTGCCAACATATCAACGCCCCTTTGTATTGTGCGCAGCGGCTGGTCAAAGCTGCCCGGGGCAGTGTCATCACCAGCAGGGGCGACAAAGAAATCGGCCTTGGTCGGACCAGGCACATTCTCGTCCCAGCCATGGCGGATGCCCCCGCCGAGGTTCCCTGCTACAGTCGGGCAGGGCAGGGTGGAAACCAGCCCGGTTGACGCCAGCAGGACAAGAAGATGGCGGCGCGAGATTGGCATTGGTTATCCTTTTATGAGGCCAGCCCCATCGCTTGGAAGGGGGCAGCACTGGTCATCACTTGGCGGGACACTGCCCAACCATCAATCTTGGCGCAGCGCATGGGTCATCCGCTCTGACAAGCGCCGCATGGCCCAGACGAAGGCAAATGAGCCTTCGGTAAGCTTTGACGTCATGGGAAAAATGATTGGGATTGCATAGCCCCGCCCGAGCTTGACGGCGGTTATTTTGTAAACCTTCCGGCTGATCTTGCTGTTCCACTTGCCCAAAGCAAATTTCAGCTTTTGCTGCACTGTGGGGGCTGTCGGCGGGATCGTCGCAACCTTCCAGTTCCGGTAGTCCTGCAGGCTTGATTTTGTTATCGTTGCGTCCAGCCCTTCATCGCGCGAAAAGACACCGGCAGCCAGTTTTTTTTGCCCAAAAGCGGCACGCGGGACGCCCTTTTCCTCCACGATTCGACGACAGATCGGCCGATCGTAATCGTTATAGAGCGTCCAGGGCTGCATTTCGTCCGAGCGGGATATACGGTTGATCTCGGCAAGCCGCCATGCGGCAAGAAACGCCGCCGGAAACAGGATGAAGTCTTGTTCCAGGCGAAAATCACTCAGGTCGTGGCCCGCAATCAGCGGCCACTTTACATCGGTTCCAAGGTTGACGAGATTGCGTTCCCACACGGAATCCCCGAAATGCCCGACAAGAACAACCCGCCCCGCAACCAGTGGCCGGATCGACAGAAACTCCGACCCTTGCCCCCAGGTTTCCAGCTCTGGCATGTCGTTCCAGCTGGTATAGGCAAGCCTGTCGGCCATCATCAGGTTCAACCCGAGGGCAGATGCGACGACTTGCCCATCATCCTCTTCAACGCCGCCCTTTGACTTGCGGCTGTGGGAAAAGCTTACACCGTCGCGACACCCTTCCTCTGCAGCCAATGTGGCGATAGCGGTTGAGTCATACCCGCTTGAAAGTGTGGCAAGCGGTTCGTAGCATTTGGCCCTGTGCGGATCCGCGGCATTGGCAAAGATACCGGCCATGACACCGCGGACATAGTGCGTGTAGCTTTTATAATCGGAAAATTCCGCCTCAACTTGTTTTCGCCGTGAAACAACATGTAAATCAGGTGTTACATCCAAATTGCACCAAAAGTGCATTTTAACAGACTTCCCGCCACTCAATGGAATGATGGCGGGGGATTGGCTCAATCCGCCTGAAATCGCACTAAGATACCGCTGAGCATTCGCAAGCGTATCCTCAAAAGACAGGCTTTCCTTAGCGAGCATAAGGGGAAGGGAATTCGATATAGATACATGGCCCGAGGTATCCGAGTATTCAAAGATACCTGAAAGTAGATGATCGGGGGCTGTGAACCGAATGCCACTCTCGACGATCCTGCCGCCGCTACCGAAACACTCATGATCGGAAAATTCCATCCGAGAGAACGCCCCATTCCAAGCACCTTCAACGAAAGCATTTTCTTGAAAATCAACACCGGCGCCATGCACGACATCGGCTATCTCATTTTGCTTTTTGATACAGCAATACCAAGCCAATGGTGGAAGGTCGTCATTCCGACGAAAAACAAGTCTCATAATATTTACCAACTACACTACTACGGGTCACATTTAATGAACTAAGAACTTCAAGCCATATTAATGCAGTTAAAAAAAAGTTTTCAAGTGTCATTTCTGTTGAAATGAAAAATAATTGTGTTGCTTCGGGTGGTGTATATCGTCTAGGCGCCCGTGGACTATTTTAACAATGAATTATGCATATAAACGGAAATGTTTCAACCTGCTCCGGCTCGTTTTACGGTGACAACTTTTCAAGACTACTTACGGGGTTGTGACTAGCAACTGTATCTTTAACTTTCTGGGACGGCCCATTTCTGGCTTTATTTACAGAGGGCGTTGACGATTGTGACGAGCTTTCGAGCGACGGCTGTAATAACAACCTTGTGTGGCTTTCCTGCGGCCCGCAAACGATTGGCGAAGATTTTCAGAACTGGATTGTGATGGCTTGCGACAAGAGCAGCCTGGAACATGACACGCCGTAGCAGCCGCCGACCGCCGCCAATTGCGCGCTTGCCTCGCATCGCCCCGCTGTCATGTGCAATGGGAGCCAGGCCTGTGAGGGCGGCGGCTTGCTCGCCATTGATCTGACCGAGTTCCGGCATTTCTGCGAGCAGCATCGTGCTGGCAACCGGGCCAATCCCGGGAACGGAACGCAGGATATCGGCAGTCGTGGCAAGGCACTCATCGGTTGCGATGATATCTTCAATCTGAGCTTCGAGCTCGGCAATTTGCCTGTCGAGCAGACCTTTGAGGTCTTCGTCCATGGCTGCAAACATCTCGGCGGATCCAAGCTTCCCCTGCGCCTTGATTTGCGCGAGAAGACGTAGCTTTCTATGTGGAAGGGCCCGCCCGGCATCCGGTCTGAATGCCATGAAGCGCGCGATGAGTTCCGCGTCGATCCGGTCGGTCTTGGCGCGTGTCCCCCGGCTGGCAGCGAAGGCTTTGATCTGAGCCGGTGGCAATTGCCGCGTCGCGATCCCGGCATCGTCCAACGCGACCCAAAGCTGCCACTCCTGCCCGCCGGTAGCTTCGAAGCAGACCAGCGCGCCCAGCTCGCAAGCAAGTTGAGCGACTTGCTCGTGGCCTTTGACTTTGTTCGGAAAGCGCGCGCATTTGCCAGCTGGCAGACAGTGAATATCCAACCAATCACGGCTGACATCTATGCCGATGATCGTAGCTTGTGTTACCGTATCCATGTTCTCTTCCTTCTGATCCGTGGTCCTCAACGGCCACATGCAACTGTTCGAGATGATGAAGAGAGACGGTGCTGGCTCGCTAGTAAACGTGGTTCATGCCACAAGGCTCAGACGCCATATACCGCCCCGTCAGCGACCTCGGCCAAGGCTGCTGACGGGGGCAATATAGCAAACTGAGGATACAGAAGGGTCAGGATTCATAACCAGAACATGACGACGGCGGCGAGGGCGCAGGCTGACAGGAAGACCTTCGGGCATCTATCATAGCGTGTGGCGACGCGTCGCCAGTCCTTGAGCCGGGCAAAGCTGTTCTCGATCTTGTGGCGTTTGCGATAGCGGACTTCGTCGTGTGGGATCGGGGTCTTGCGGCGCTTGCGAGACGGGAT from Pseudorhodobacter turbinis includes the following:
- a CDS encoding transposase, translated to MDTVTQATIIGIDVSRDWLDIHCLPAGKCARFPNKVKGHEQVAQLACELGALVCFEATGGQEWQLWVALDDAGIATRQLPPAQIKAFAASRGTRAKTDRIDAELIARFMAFRPDAGRALPHRKLRLLAQIKAQGKLGSAEMFAAMDEDLKGLLDRQIAELEAQIEDIIATDECLATTADILRSVPGIGPVASTMLLAEMPELGQINGEQAAALTGLAPIAHDSGAMRGKRAIGGGRRLLRRVMFQAALVASHHNPVLKIFANRLRAAGKPHKVVITAVARKLVTIVNALCK